In one window of Erythrolamprus reginae isolate rEryReg1 chromosome 1, rEryReg1.hap1, whole genome shotgun sequence DNA:
- the VPS37C gene encoding vacuolar protein sorting-associated protein 37C, with protein METFRDKTVDELKELQENLEEIERLALESDEVQNIQLEREMALATNRSLAEENLEFQEPLETGRANLSDRYQDLQKLIEQCQEQKSKLEQFSAATKPDTLLNLLKVEGLKIEEESEMMAEKFLEGEVPLETFLEQFSTMRKLSHLRRVKVEKLQEVLQKSQPLPEPANDNGFNHQSSSHVPSGPINQQPQKRSAGEPAFPLPYGLSPCVPTGPSAYGALQPGPFGGAPVTVGHVASSQPSTQPPFPYKPPSGPAYPSVPSCNPVPQPQTGDLVSSRYSWSPSRRPSSGPGYPQPPLRAPSVAPGFPQPMQPPYFPSGGSSQCPYPTQPSVAGFPVPSQPPYPPGPSFGYTPPPLPPRGHTWSGY; from the exons ATGGAAACCTTCAGAGACAAAACTGTAGATGAATTGAAAGAACTGCAGGAAAATTTGGAAGAGATTGAACGGTTGGCATTGGAATCGGATGAG GTCCAGAATATACAGTTGGAAAGGGAGATGGCTCTGGCCACAAATCGTAGTCTTGCAGAGGAAAACCTGGAGTTCCAGGAGCCCCTGGAAACAGGACGCGCAAACCTCTCCGACAGATATCAAGATCTACAAAAATTGATAGAGCAATGCCAGGAGCAGAAATCAAAGCTGG aGCAATTCTCAGCAGCAACAAAGCCTGATACACTGTTAAATCTTCTGAAGGTGGAAGGACTCAAAATTGAAGAAGAATCTGAG ATGATGGCTGAAAAGTTCCTGGAAGGGGAGGTGCCTTTGGAGACATTTCTTGAGCAGTTTTCTACCATGAGGAAATTATCTCACCTACGACGTGTAAAAGTGGAAAAACTTCAAGAAGTGCTGCAAAAATCTCAGCCCTTGCCAGAGCCCGCAAATGATAACGGGTTTAACCACCAGTCTTCTTCCCACGTACCTTCTGGACCTATAAATCAGCAGCCACAGAAGCGTTCAGCTGGGGAACCAGCTTTCCCTTTGCCTTATGGTCTGTCTCCTTGTGTTCCAACAGGCCCTTCAGCGTATGGGGCTCTCCAGCCAGGCCCCTTTGGAGGAGCACCAGTTACAGTGGGACACGTTGCCTCCTCTCAACCAAGTACCCAGCCCCCATTCCCATATAAACCACCCTCAGGTCCTGCATACCCCTCTGTTCCTTCATGTAATCCAGTTCCCCAGCCTCAGACAGGTGATCTGGTTTCATCCAGGTACTCTTGGTCTCCATCCAGAAGACCATCTTCTGGACCAGGGTATCCACAACCTCCTCTCAGGGCTCCATCAGTAGCACCAGGATTCCCTCAGCCTATGCAGCCTCCCTATTTTCCATCAGGAGGAAGCTCACAGTGTCCTTATCCAACTCAGCCTTCAGTGGCTGGCTTTCCTGTTCCCTCCCAGCCTCCGTATCCTCCAGGTCCTTCTTTTGGGTAtacgccaccacctcttccccctCGGGGCCATACTTGGTCAGGATATTAG
- the CD5 gene encoding T-cell surface glycoprotein CD5 → MHRMWWNRLMRFTHLLGFIPLMLVEMWETDLRLNGTGYRCSGWLEVLHVATWKRIDGRNFTQQNAEFACRQLGCHLPFGILQPYVEESEKHETCLMTCQGNETALKDCIACDSRDFFSLGVFLVCQAPLQTTTVIQPTTAPVATSSISFDRPRTNIEKGTSLCSGILETDVEGYEKMLCLGLQRWWDQLEPRVCQGVNCENPVHKDQNRERSLHHWEKLQCEKRNLSLDECSGSTQECLSLTLVRCSDQDLKSQKSSSETVLGILLGLVLIGILLSIFALPTYKKIMKKYSKKRQQQWIGPSGVNQNVSFHRKSSATLQTRLESAVVQEEGNKVSQKTYLSPYAALEGTTKRFSSPLDNSSDSDYDLCSAQQL, encoded by the exons ATGCATCGGATGTGGTGGAACAGACTAATGAGATTCACGCACCTTCTAGGCTTTATCCCACTAATGTTGGTGGAGATGTGGG AAACTGATTTGAGGCTTAATGGTACAGGCTACAGATGTTCCGGGTGGCTGGAGGTGCTTCATGTAGCCACATGGAagaggattgacggcagaaatTTTACACAGCAGAATGCAGAGTTTGCCTGTAGACAACTTGGTTGCCACTTACCCTTCGGGATCTTGCAACCATATGTTGAAGAATCGGAGAAGCACGAGACTTGCTTGATGACCTGCCAAGGGAATGAGACAGCTCTCAAGGACTGCATAGCTTGTGACTCCCgtgatttcttttctctgggtgtgtTCCTAGTTTGTCAAG CTCCTCTGCAAACCACCACGGTAATCCAGCCTACAACAGCACCAGTGGCGACCTCCTCAATATCCTTTG ATCGCCCAAGGACAAACATTGAAAAAGGAACCTCCTTGTGTTCAGGAATTTTGGAGACAGATGTTGAAGGCTACGAGAAAATGCTTTGCCTGGGTTTACAAAGGTGGTGGGATCAGCTGGAACCCAGGGTCTGCCAGGGAGTAAACTGTGAAAATCCTGTACACAAGGATCAGAACAGGGAAAGGTCACTTCACCACTGGGAGAAGCTGCAGTGTGAGAAAAGGAATCTTAGCCTGGATGAATGCTCAGGAAGCACACAAGAATGCTTAAGCCTAACTCTGGTTAGATGTTCAG ATCAAGATTTGAAGTCCCAGAAATCCAGTTCGGAGACTGTCTTAGGAATCCTGCTTGGTCTTGTTCTTATAGGAATTCTTCTGAGCATCTTTGCTCTTCCTACCTacaaaaaaattatgaaaaaat ATTCCAAAAAGAGGCAGCAACAATGGATTGGCCCAAGTGGGGTGAACCAAAATG TTTCATTCCATCGCAAGAGCTCTGCTACCTTACAGACACGTCTTGAAAGTGCAGTTGTCCAGGAAGAGGGGAACAAAGTCTCACAGAAAACTTATCTCTCACCCTATGCAG CTCTGGAAGGGACAACCAAGAGATTTTCCAGCCCTTTGGATAACTCCTCTGACAGTGATTATGACTTATGTTCCGCGCAGCAGCTGTAA